CTGGCATGTCCTTGGGAGTCTGGAGGTGGGCCTCTGTGTGGCTGTGGGGTCTGTGTCTCCTCCATCAGACTGTGTAAAGATACAGGTGATTCTGTGCGTGTCTGTTGTGACTGTGTTTACACCCCTGACATGTGAACTCAGAGTGGGATTCTCTGGGCAGCTCAGAGCTGTATCTGGAACGTAAATGGGTATGGTGCCTGTCTCACAGATCCTGTGATGTCTCAGTGAGAGAATTCATGTAAAATGTTTACTATGAGGCCTGAATCAAGCTTTTGATATGTGCTATCTGTTATTGTGGGAGAAAGGTCAGCTGAATGGTTAAGAAAATGATTTTGGAGTCAGAGAGACCTGAGTTCAAAGACCTGACTCCATTCTTTAATGTCTCCCTTCTttaatgaccttgggcaagtcatttgacTTCTCTGTATTAATtacctattgctgtgtaacaaatcaccctAGAGTCAGTGGCATAAGAGAACATACATTTGTCATCTGAAGGTTTCCTTGGGGGCCAGGACTCAGGGCACAGCTTATCAGAATCTTCTATTGCAGGGTCTCTTAGCTGTAGTAAGGAGCCTAAGGGGCTGTGGTCTCATCCGTAGGACCAGCTGGGGAAGGGTCTGCTTTGAAGCTCGCTATTTAGTTGTTGGCAGGACTGGGTTCATTGTGGATTGTTGGACCGAGCGTCTCAGGCCCTCACTGCCTGCTGGCTGGAGGATACCCTCGGTTCTTTGCCATGTGGACCTTCCCAACATGCTGCTCGCTTCACTACTGCAAGCTCATCAAGGTGGAAGTCCCAGTCTTTTGTAACCTGATCTTGGAAGTGGTATCCTGATACCTCTGATGTACCCTGTTGGTCAGAAGCCATCACCAGGTCCAGCCCCACACTCAATGGGAGGGGATCACCCAAGGGCATGAGTAGGGGAGATGAGCCTCTTGGGGGGTTAGTCTGAGAAGCTGCCTTCTGTACTCTGTCCTTCATTCTTCTCTCTGCAGAAGGAGGAAATCAGGACATCTACAGTGCACTTGCTCATTCATGCAGCAAAGAATTACCGAGGGCCTGTGTTACATCAGGCTGTTCTAGGCACGTGGTGACCAAGGTAGACAAGATTCTTATCCTTATGGAGCTTACATTTCAGTGGAGAGGCAAGAGGACAGACAAAAGAAACAAGTGTGTAAATAGACAAGATAATTTGTGAGTTAGCAATAGGCGCCATCAGTGAGATGAAACAAGATAGCAGATGGAGAGGGGCTGGGTGCTAATTTCTGTTTGCCAAGGGCAGGCTGCTCcaaggaagtgacatttgaatGGAAAGCTGTAGACCAGAAGTGGCCGCTCGTGAGCACCTCTGGTAGCAGAATGgcacaaaggccctgaggttgaATCAAGCTTGATTGGATTGAGCACAAAAAGGTCACTGCAGCTCCAGCTTAatgagtgtgggggagggtgATAGGGATGGAGTCAGCAGCGGGTAGAGACCAAGGTGAGAGTTTGGGTTTCAGCTTGAGTGTGAAGAGAGTAGTGGGAAGGTTTGAGCTGTGGAGGGACAgtcttttatttacatattaaggCTCTTCTCTGGCTGCTTTGGAAGGAGGACTCACTTCAGGGTGACTGGGCTGGCAGAAGGGTGTCCAGGAAAGCGATTGCAGGGAGGTTTCTGAATGTGGAAAACGGTGGCTTAGACCAGGGTATAGACAAGCGGGGAGAAGGGGTCAAATTTGCGATACATTTTGGACACACAGACAGTGAGCCTCAGCAAAAGACAGGAAGCCCGTGTGGGGCGTAGGAAACGAGGAATCAAGGCTGACTGCTAGCTTTGAGGTTTGAGCAACTGGATGGTGCCATTCACTGGAGAAGGGGATGTTTTGGGAATAGAAGAGGGAGTTCTTTTGGGGCCACGTTAGGTTTTAGATGACAAAGAGAGCCAAGTTCACTGCCTCATCCATTGTCTTTCTGCTCCACGACCCCTCACTGTGCTGTGCCTGCTGAGCTGTGGGTTGGTGGGGGCGGGGTATCCAGGCTGTTGTCCCTACACTTCCTCCTGGCTGCGGTGGGACCCAGCCAGGGGGCTGGAAGGCCAGTCTGGGTGTGGTGGGCGATCATAGAGTGTGGTGGAAAGAGCTGACTGGTTCTCAGcgtctctcctcctttcttctcttcctcctggtTTGCCTGCCTTTGGTATTGCAGAAGTgagaaaattcaaaacaaaacaaaacaaaacgcttcCTAGACCTCTTCCCAGCTCCAGTTCTGGTTGCAGATGAGTCTCCACCAACGAAAAATGCTCATAAAAtttggaaggcagagaggcagaactctgtgtgtgtgtgtacctattTCCAGCTTTGTGGGTGTTGGGAGAATGTGCTTGGATTCAGGAATTCTGGGGGCAGCCTCTTGAGTCTCTACCTTTCTCACTGAgcagaggaagcagctccctgatGGCCGAGCTCTGTGATGTTCCAGCTGATTCCAGGGCTACTAAAAAAGTGTGCTCTCATGAGCAGCACCAACCCTATTGgctgggagcttgttaaaaatgcaaagtctgggggtgcctggatggttcagtcagcgGAGCGCGCAAGTCTTGATCTCGGGATGTGGGtgtgagccctgcgttgggtaagggagattacataaaaataatatcttttaaaaaaatgcagtctTGGGCCCTACTCCCCCAACCTACTACACCAGGAACTCTATGTAGAACCCAGGAAGCCATGCTCTAGCCAAGttttcctgttgattttttttttttttacattttctttttaaaaatgttaagctctacacccaacttggggcttgaactgatGACCCCGAGAGCACGAGAATGTTCGACCCACTGAGACAGCCAGCCGTCCCCTTCTTGGTGATTCTTTTGCACATCAAAGTTTAAGAAATACGGGCCTACAACCCACTTTCAGTCCCTCCAACAATGTTACAAGCCCCAATCCTTGCATTAAATCCTTTTCTGCTCCAAATGCTTACCACAGTCCTTGCACTGAGCTCTGGCTGATAAAGGGGAACCAGGGTTTGAGGCTTCACGGGGTCAGCGCTTGAACTCCTGCTCACCGCTTCATGGCTGTGGGACTTCGGACAGGAGACTCCTTGCGGCACACTGCGATTTCCAAAGATGGGCATAGCCACGTCTCCCATCCCACATGCCCATCTGGGATCTTGCCTCCGGTCTGCATCCCAAACTCTGGAACCTGGGTAGGCCTTCGTGAGCCCGTTGGTTAGGAGTCCGGAGGACACTCTCTGACTTCGGAAGGTAGGTCGAGCAAATGCAGTGTATTCTGCCTTGCTCTCCTGCGATGGTTGCTGGGCGCGGGGACCAGTCACCGTGCTGTGAGgaccccccagccccagcagacTACAGAGGGGTAGTGatgccctcctcccaccccttctgAACAAATCGAAGCTGGGAGACGGCAAGTGGCTTGCTCTACTCCGTTACCCTGCTCTCCAGGGATGGGACGCCGAAATCTCCGTCCTGCTCCCCAGCACCCCCAGGTCAGAGGCCCCgtccccacccccttccatcCCAAAAGGCGATGGCGCAGGACGATGAAAAATGCACAGGACAGAAACAGGGCAGGACACGTTTATTAAGCAGAGGCGAAGGGAGGCGGGAGGGTCGAGGGCACACGCCGTTGGCACGCACGCTCGCAGGCTGCAGCAGCGGCCGCCCTCCACCGCCCCTGCGGGGGAAACCGAGGTTGGCgagagctggaggggaggggaggggcgctCGGGGAGCCCGAGATCAGGGGTGAGGGGGAGCTCAGCAGGAGGGGTCGACGACAGTCAGCTGGGGCTCCTAGGTCTGGGCGCACCACTGGGGTTCTTGGGGGAGGTCAAGGGGAAGGGgcgcgggtgggggcggggagggaaggcTCACGGGTCAAAGGTCAGCTAGGGCCCGAGCGGAAGCGGAAGCAAGCAGAGCGGAAGCGGAAGCAGCAGCCGCGAGGTTCCGGGTTCCTGGGCTCCCCGGGAGGGCGGGCGACCCTAGGCCACCTCCTCCTCGGCCTCCTCCTCGAACTCGCCCTCCTCGGCCGTGGCATCCTGGTACTGCTGGTACTCGGACACCAGGTCGTTCATGTTGCTCTCGGCCTCGGTGAACTCCATCTCGTCCATGCCCTCGCCCGTGTACCAGTGCAGGAAGGCCTTGCGCCGGAACATGGCGGTGAACTGCTCGGAGATGCGCTTGAAGAGCTCCTGGATGGCCGTGCTGTTGCCGATGAAGGTGGCGGCCATCTTGAGCCCCCGCGGTGGGATGTCGCACACGGCCGTCTTCACGTTGTTGGGGATCCACTCGACGAAGTAGCTGCTGTTCTTGCTCTGCACGCTCAGCATCTGCTCGTCCACCTCCTTCATGGACATGCGGCCGCGGAAGACGGCGGCCACGGTCAGGTAGCGGCCGTGGCGCGGGTCGCAGGCGGCCATCATGTTCTTGGCGTCGAACATCTGCTGCGTGAGCTCGGGCACCGTGAGCGCGCGGTACTGCTGGCTGCCCCGGCTGGTCAGGGGGGCGAAGCCCGGCATGAAGAAGTGCAGGCGCGGGAAGGGCACCATGTTCACGGCCAGCTTGCGCAGGTCGGCGTTCAGCTGGCCCGGGAAGCGCAGGCAGGTGGTGACGCCGCTCATGGTGGCCGACACCAGGTGGTTGAGGTCGCCGTAGGTGGGCGTGGTCAGCTTCAGGGTGCGGAAGCAGATGTCGTACAGGGCCTCGTTGTCGATGCAGTAGGTCTCATCCGTGTTCTCCACCAGCTGGTGCACCGACAGCGTGGCGTTGTAGGGCTCCACCACCGTGTCCGACACCTTGGGCGACGGCACCACGCTGAAGGTGTTCATGATGCGGTCCGGGAACTCCTCGCGGATCTTGCTGATGAGCAGCGTGCCCATCCCGGACCCCGTGCCGCCGCCCAGCGAGTGCGTCAGCTGGAAGCCCTGCAGGCAGTCGCAGCTCTCGGCCTCCTTCCGGACCACGTCCAGGACGGCGTCCACCAGCTCGGCGCCCTCCGTGTAGTGGCCCTTGGCCCAGTTGTTGCCGGCTCCCGATTGGCCTGCGGAGGGGAGGGGGCATGCCCCGGGGGTTATGGGGAGAGCTCGCCCTCCTTGACACCCCCGGCCATGCTAGCAGTTGGATAACGAGGTCGTTATTTCGTTAGTATGATTGTTAgtccttctctctgcttccctccttgCCTCTCTTCATCCAGCAGCCAGAGGGATTTGGGTAAAACCTGAATCGATTCATGCCCCGCTTTGGCTCAAAGCCACCCCACTTCAGCTCAAAAACCAGCTCTGTTTTTTAGTAAAAACCCAGGTCTTCCCCCTCAGCCTGCAAGGCCCTGCAGGACGGGCCACTTCCTCACTGCCCCccacctctttccctccccccatcactctgctccagccacaggGTCTTCCTTGCTGTTCCTCCAATACACCAGGCACGGtcttgccccagggcctttgcacatgcattccctctgcctgaaatgctcttCCAGCAGATACCCATGTGGCTCTCTCACCTCCTTCAGGACCTTATCACCCTCAGTGAGGCTCTCCCTGATCACTCCATAAACAACTGGACCCTTTCCCATTTTTTATCCCTCTTGCCTGCTTCTTATTTTCCCCCCAAACACTGACAAACCTGTGCTGTCCTATTAATCATGTTTATTGTCTGTAATCTCACAGGGAACTGTGAGCTCCAGGAGGACAAGGATTAGTATTAGAATTCGTGCTGGTATTTTCACAAAAAGGTAACATTTCTTCTCATCCCTCCTCTGACTCCACACTGGTGTGACCTCATCAACCCTGCCCTGGACTGGTTCCCACCCTCATCGCCATCTCTTATTCCCATAAAGTCTGTTCTCCTCCAAGCCGCCAGAGGGTGCCTGTGATCACCCGAGTCAGGTCCTACCCCCCTCTACCCACAAACCTCCAGGGCTCCCACCCCCTCAAGATGCAAGCAAAGTCCTCCCTGCAGCCCACAGGGCTCTGAATAACCTGCCCCTACCCTGTCACCTCCCTGCTctcacctcctccctctctcccccttgctcACTCTGCTCTGGCCACACAGGCCTCCTTGCTGTTTCTCCAGCACACCAGGCCTTATGCCGCCCCAGGACCTTTGCCCCTGCTGTTCTGCTGTCTGGGATGCCCTCCCCCCCAGGTATTCACATGGTTGACTCTTCCTTCAGGTCTCTGTGCCATGTCACTGCCTTAGAGAAAACAGGATTGCCAGGCAGGCTGGCTCCACTGTTTGCTACCCTCTCTCCCAGAGGCCATAGAATCTCTTAGCCCCGATGGAGCCAACCATGGTCATCCTAGAATCCCTCACACCCTCTGGCCAACATTATTTAGTCCTTCCACAGCTAGATCCTCAGGACGTGTGCGCCATACCCACGCCATACCCACGCAGTATCCTTATTGATACTGATCATATTGATCGTATCATATTGTGATATTGATACATATCATTATTGATATGATTGCTGAATCATCACCCAGAGAGGGGGAGCcgcttgtccaaagtcacacagcttgttCTGTCAATGCCTAGACTTCAGACTCTATAAATCGGCTCTGAAGAAGAGAGGTTCCCTGGGGTGCTGGGGGAGAGGGTGGAGCTTGGGGTCTGAGGCCAAGCGGGGCGTTATGCAGCCAGCCTGACCTAGGAGGCGCTGGGAAGGGTTTCAGAGAAAGTTGTTCACGGAGTGTGCTTGCTCCTTGAACCCGAGTGCTGCAAATGTGTCTTGTTGTTTTCacgtgctgttccctctgtcttgTACACCTTTCCTCCCTTCAGTGCTTCTTGGCATTGCTCCTGGTTTAGACTGCAGAAACTGATGATGACGGTGAAAACAACACTTGTTTATTTACCTTTTGCTCTCTGCTGGGCATTGTTGTAAGTGCTTTACACATATCAGTGGCTTTAAGCCTGGCCATCCTGAGATCTCGATGAGTAGGTCTTTTTATAACCCTTGTTTTAAAGATGTGGAGACTGGGACACAGAGAGATCAAAGAGCCCAGCGGAAGTCCCCCAGCTGACTCAATCCGGGGCTGACTTgtacttatttatcttctctGTTGCCTGTCTCCCTCCATCAGGAGGTTGGGTCTCGTAGGGTAGAGAGTTTCATCGGCTTTGTCCATCTGGGGGGTACCGCTTCTGGTATGTGGTAGGTGCTCGATAAATTATTTGTGGAATGCATGAAATGGCAGAGCTGGCATTTCCACACAGTCTGGCTCAGGTCCATACTGTTAAattcaaatgccacctcctccaggcagtCTTCTCTGCACCCTCCCCCATATCACATGCCTGTCCTGGACTCCCACAGTGGCCTGTGTGTCCCGCGTCACAGCCCTGACCGCCCTGCCACCTCCCCCACTGGGCGGTGGGTCCCTGCGATTACCACGGAGTCTCCCATGCCATGTGGAGAATTTTCACCGAGCATTTGGAAGTAAAAGGAACAAGGAGGGGGCTTCTCGTGCCTAAAACTCACCAAACACAAAGTTGTCAGGCCGGAAGATCTGGCCAAACGGGCCAGAGCGGACAGAGTCCATGGTGCCAGGCTCCAGGTCCACCAGCACGGCTCTGGGAACGTAATTTCCTCCTGCAGGGAAGCAGATGGAGGGCAGCTGGGGTGCAGGAACCAGCATCCTGTCCCCTCTCGGCCTCCCGGCCCCCACTCTGGCAGGTGCCCCTGAGCCCTACCTGTGGCCTCATTGTAGTACACGTTGATTCTCTCCAGCTGCAGATCACTGTCCCCGTGGTATGTGCCGGTGG
The sequence above is a segment of the Meles meles chromosome 20, mMelMel3.1 paternal haplotype, whole genome shotgun sequence genome. Coding sequences within it:
- the TUBB4A gene encoding tubulin beta-4A chain — its product is MREIVHLQAGQCGNQIGAKFWEVISDEHGIDPTGTYHGDSDLQLERINVYYNEATGGNYVPRAVLVDLEPGTMDSVRSGPFGQIFRPDNFVFGQSGAGNNWAKGHYTEGAELVDAVLDVVRKEAESCDCLQGFQLTHSLGGGTGSGMGTLLISKIREEFPDRIMNTFSVVPSPKVSDTVVEPYNATLSVHQLVENTDETYCIDNEALYDICFRTLKLTTPTYGDLNHLVSATMSGVTTCLRFPGQLNADLRKLAVNMVPFPRLHFFMPGFAPLTSRGSQQYRALTVPELTQQMFDAKNMMAACDPRHGRYLTVAAVFRGRMSMKEVDEQMLSVQSKNSSYFVEWIPNNVKTAVCDIPPRGLKMAATFIGNSTAIQELFKRISEQFTAMFRRKAFLHWYTGEGMDEMEFTEAESNMNDLVSEYQQYQDATAEEGEFEEEAEEEVA